A DNA window from Actinomadura coerulea contains the following coding sequences:
- the dxr gene encoding 1-deoxy-D-xylulose-5-phosphate reductoisomerase: protein MPDNGGVMSPSGPDAAARELVVLGSTGSIGTQALDVVRRNPGRFRVTGLAAGGGRVDLLAEQALEFRPEVVAVARASAAQELQLAFYAEAKRRGYSSGDYPIPKIVAGPEAVAEVAAWPCEVVLNGVTGALGLASTLAALDAGRTLALANKESLIVGGPLVKERARPGQIVPVDSEHSALAQCLRGGRAEEVRRLVLTASGGPFRGRARDELTGVTPEQALNHPTWDMGPVVTINSATLVNKGLEVIEAHLLFDVPMDRIEVMVHPQSVIHSMVEFTDGSTLAQASPPDMRLPIALGIDWPDRVPDAAPGVDWTRAHTWELFPLDDEAFPAVALARRAGELGGTVPAVYNAANEECVDAFRAERLPFLGIVDTVARVVEEHGSGTAGDLTLDDVLAADTWARARARELTATV, encoded by the coding sequence ATGCCCGACAATGGAGGCGTGATGTCTCCTTCAGGCCCCGACGCGGCCGCCCGCGAGCTGGTCGTCCTCGGCTCCACCGGTTCCATCGGCACCCAGGCGCTGGACGTGGTCCGCCGCAACCCCGGCCGGTTCCGGGTGACGGGGCTGGCGGCCGGCGGCGGGCGGGTCGACCTGCTGGCCGAGCAGGCGCTGGAGTTCCGCCCCGAGGTCGTCGCGGTGGCCAGGGCCTCCGCCGCCCAGGAACTCCAGCTCGCCTTCTACGCCGAGGCCAAGCGGCGCGGCTACTCCTCCGGGGACTACCCCATCCCCAAGATCGTGGCAGGTCCCGAGGCGGTCGCCGAGGTCGCCGCCTGGCCGTGCGAGGTGGTGCTCAACGGGGTGACCGGCGCCCTCGGCCTCGCCTCGACGCTGGCCGCGCTGGACGCGGGGCGCACCCTCGCCCTCGCCAACAAGGAGTCGCTCATCGTCGGCGGCCCCCTCGTCAAGGAGCGGGCGCGCCCGGGGCAGATCGTCCCCGTCGACTCCGAGCACTCGGCGCTCGCCCAGTGCCTGCGCGGCGGGCGGGCCGAGGAGGTGCGGCGGCTCGTGCTCACCGCGAGCGGCGGGCCCTTCCGGGGGCGCGCCCGCGACGAGCTGACCGGGGTCACCCCGGAGCAGGCGCTGAACCACCCGACCTGGGACATGGGCCCGGTCGTCACGATCAACTCCGCGACCCTCGTCAACAAGGGCCTGGAGGTCATCGAGGCGCACCTGCTCTTCGACGTCCCGATGGACCGCATCGAGGTCATGGTGCACCCGCAGTCGGTCATCCACTCGATGGTCGAGTTCACCGACGGCTCCACGCTGGCGCAGGCGAGCCCGCCCGACATGCGCCTGCCGATCGCGCTCGGCATCGACTGGCCCGACCGGGTGCCGGACGCCGCGCCCGGCGTCGACTGGACCAGGGCGCACACCTGGGAGCTGTTCCCCCTGGACGACGAGGCCTTCCCCGCCGTCGCGCTGGCGCGCCGCGCCGGCGAGCTGGGCGGGACGGTCCCCGCCGTCTACAACGCCGCCAACGAGGAATGCGTGGACGCGTTCCGCGCGGAACGGCTCCCGTTCCTCGGGATAGTCGACACTGTCGCGCGGGTAGTGGAGGAGCACGGTTCGGGCACCGCCGGAGACCTGACGCTCGACGACGTCCTCGCGGCGGACACCTGGGCGCGGGCCAGGGCCAGGGAACTGACCGCGACCGTCTGA
- a CDS encoding M50 family metallopeptidase — MAFFLGAVAFVVALLVSVMLHEGGHLLTAKRFGMKATQYFVGFGPTLWSTRRGETEYGVKAIPLGGFVKIVGYTPLEEIPAADRPRAFYRQPAGRRAVVITAGVVANLVFAFLLLMVMAMTIGVREPGTVTSTVESVTTCVPASLSSGCGGNRPPSPAARSGLRAGDRVVSFDGTAVSDWQGLTRAIDAAEPGRTVTVVVVRPGAPRPVTLPITLADVDGRAFVGMSAKVAGAGYERTGPLNAAVFGAEGIGRTVAGIGRAAADLPSAVPRLFSPERGSTPGGQVGSVVGATEVSGQIFSAQSSARDKLALYLSLVVSVNIFLGVLNVLPLLPLDGGHLAVVAYERARAGVNRIRGRPDPGTVDMTRLMPLTYLAVLVLVGFGVLLILADVLNPLRLP; from the coding sequence ATGGCCTTCTTCCTCGGCGCGGTGGCGTTCGTGGTGGCGCTACTGGTCTCGGTGATGCTCCATGAGGGCGGGCACCTCCTCACCGCCAAGCGGTTCGGAATGAAGGCCACGCAGTACTTCGTGGGTTTCGGTCCGACCCTGTGGTCCACCCGCCGGGGCGAGACGGAGTACGGCGTGAAGGCGATCCCGCTGGGCGGCTTCGTCAAGATCGTCGGCTACACGCCGCTGGAGGAGATCCCCGCCGCGGACCGTCCGCGCGCCTTCTACCGGCAGCCCGCCGGCCGGCGCGCGGTCGTCATCACGGCCGGGGTCGTCGCCAACCTCGTGTTCGCGTTCCTGCTGCTCATGGTGATGGCCATGACGATCGGCGTGCGGGAGCCCGGCACGGTGACCAGCACGGTCGAGTCGGTCACGACGTGCGTGCCCGCCTCGCTGTCCAGCGGCTGCGGCGGGAACCGGCCGCCTTCCCCCGCCGCCCGGTCCGGGCTGCGCGCCGGTGACCGCGTCGTCTCGTTCGACGGCACCGCGGTCTCCGACTGGCAGGGGCTCACCAGGGCGATCGACGCGGCCGAGCCGGGCCGGACGGTGACGGTCGTGGTCGTGCGGCCGGGCGCGCCGAGGCCGGTGACGCTGCCGATCACGCTCGCGGACGTGGACGGGCGGGCGTTCGTCGGCATGTCGGCCAAGGTCGCCGGCGCCGGGTACGAGCGGACCGGGCCGCTCAACGCGGCGGTGTTCGGCGCGGAGGGCATCGGCCGCACCGTCGCCGGCATCGGGCGGGCCGCCGCGGACCTGCCCTCCGCCGTCCCGAGGCTGTTCTCGCCCGAGCGGGGGAGCACGCCCGGCGGACAGGTCGGCAGCGTGGTCGGCGCCACCGAGGTGTCCGGGCAGATCTTCTCCGCCCAGAGCTCCGCCCGCGACAAGCTCGCCCTCTACCTGTCGCTCGTCGTCTCGGTGAACATCTTCCTCGGCGTGCTCAACGTCCTGCCCCTCCTCCCGCTGGACGGCGGGCACCTCGCGGTCGTCGCCTACGAGCGGGCGCGGGCCGGCGTCAACCGGATCAGGGGACGGCCGGATCCGGGCACCGTGGACATGACCCGGCTCATGCCCTTGACATACCTGGCCGTCCTGGTGCTGGTGGGATTCGGCGTGCTGCTGATTCTCGCGGACGTGCTCAACCCCCTCCGACTGCCGTAA
- the ispG gene encoding flavodoxin-dependent (E)-4-hydroxy-3-methylbut-2-enyl-diphosphate synthase, whose translation MSVSLGIPSVRGEGDGQGAPEPIAPRRRSRQIMVGDVPVGGDAPVSVQSMTTTLTADVNATLQQIAELTASGCQIVRVAVPSQDDAEALPAIARKSPIPVIADIHFQPKYVFAAIDAGCAAVRVNPGNIKKFDDRVGEIARAAKDAGVPIRIGVNAGSLDKRLLEKYGRATPDALVESALWECSLFEEHDFRDIKISVKHNDPVVMIEAYRKLAAACDYPLHLGVTEAGPAFQGTIKSAVAFGALLAEGIGDTIRVSLSAPPVEEVKVGTAILESLGLRTRGLEIVSCPSCGRAQVDVYSLAEQVTAGLKDFPVPLRVAVMGCVVNGPGEAREADLGVASGNGKGQIFVKGQVVKTVPEAQIVETLIEEAMRIADEMGIEIGEDGTVSGPGADVVVG comes from the coding sequence ATGAGCGTTTCACTGGGTATACCGAGCGTTCGCGGCGAAGGCGACGGGCAGGGGGCGCCGGAACCGATCGCGCCCCGCCGCAGATCCCGGCAGATCATGGTCGGCGACGTCCCGGTGGGCGGCGACGCCCCCGTGTCGGTGCAGTCGATGACCACGACCCTCACCGCCGACGTGAACGCCACGCTCCAGCAGATCGCGGAACTGACCGCGTCCGGATGCCAGATCGTCCGCGTCGCGGTGCCGTCGCAGGACGACGCCGAGGCGCTGCCGGCGATCGCGCGCAAGTCGCCGATCCCCGTCATCGCCGACATCCACTTCCAGCCCAAGTACGTGTTCGCGGCGATCGACGCCGGGTGCGCGGCCGTCCGCGTCAACCCGGGCAACATCAAGAAGTTCGACGACCGGGTCGGCGAGATCGCCCGCGCCGCCAAGGACGCGGGCGTCCCGATCCGCATCGGGGTGAACGCCGGCTCGCTGGACAAGCGCCTGCTGGAGAAGTACGGCAGGGCCACCCCCGACGCGCTGGTCGAGTCGGCGCTGTGGGAGTGCTCGCTGTTCGAGGAGCACGACTTCCGCGACATCAAGATCTCGGTCAAGCACAACGACCCGGTCGTGATGATCGAGGCGTACCGGAAGCTGGCGGCGGCCTGCGACTACCCGCTGCACCTCGGCGTGACCGAGGCGGGCCCGGCGTTCCAGGGCACGATCAAGTCGGCCGTCGCGTTCGGCGCGCTGCTGGCGGAGGGCATCGGCGACACGATCCGCGTCTCGCTGTCGGCGCCGCCGGTCGAGGAGGTCAAGGTCGGCACGGCGATCCTGGAGTCGCTCGGGCTGCGTACGCGCGGCCTGGAGATCGTCTCCTGCCCCTCCTGCGGTCGCGCGCAGGTGGACGTGTACTCGCTGGCCGAGCAGGTCACCGCCGGGCTGAAGGACTTCCCGGTCCCCCTGCGCGTCGCCGTGATGGGCTGCGTGGTGAACGGTCCCGGCGAGGCCCGCGAGGCCGACCTCGGCGTCGCCTCGGGCAACGGCAAGGGCCAGATCTTCGTCAAGGGGCAGGTCGTCAAGACCGTCCCGGAGGCGCAGATCGTCGAGACCCTGATCGAGGAGGCGATGCGCATCGCCGACGAGATGGGCATCGAGATCGGCGAGGACGGCACGGTCTCCGGACCGGGCGCCGACGTGGTGGTCGGCTGA
- a CDS encoding alpha/beta fold hydrolase produces the protein MKRIVVVAAVAGLGLTGLGATSAQAASPSAGTAGGFNPSAAEWHACPADFVQTVHNLYDGLYPVSKIVQCAELSVPMDYAKPQGKKITIQLTRTPHTGSGAAKGDIVVNPGGPGGGGALFGPRVFAQNSAPMREAYNVIGFDPRGVGMSVPALSCDPNYTNAPRPDYGTGDRKSVATWLKLSKGYAEACGKADKTGLLNHIKTIDSVNDVESIRRALGNKKLDYYGASYGTYLGSTYATVYPKNVGKMVLDGNVGPSDAWYEANLNQDAQFDINIDYYFGWVAKYDSVYHLGTTQKQVRSFFYDLRAKLKNKPVYYADPDSGQTLAVGPDELTDVILNAGYRRSQAIWHGYAAALSAFKSGDVATFAQTYGAPTTGGSDDNGYAVYLGVQCTDVQWPLSWNKWQRDNERVNRKHPFETWANAWYNAPCLYWPAKAGKPVNIGHTRDLPRNILMFQSTADAATPYAGALEMHRRLKGSRLVVQDGDRTHCIVHRGSAQVDAYFDAYFLRGERPEQSTVHVPQLGDPKPPSTATARTLSGTGSLKAAQLQADVIR, from the coding sequence GTGAAGAGGATCGTTGTCGTGGCCGCGGTGGCCGGGCTCGGTCTCACCGGCCTCGGCGCCACAAGCGCACAGGCCGCGAGCCCCTCCGCCGGAACGGCCGGAGGGTTCAACCCCTCGGCGGCCGAGTGGCACGCCTGCCCCGCGGACTTCGTCCAGACGGTGCACAACCTGTACGACGGGCTGTACCCCGTCTCCAAGATCGTCCAGTGCGCCGAGCTGTCGGTGCCGATGGACTACGCCAAGCCGCAGGGCAAGAAGATCACGATCCAGCTCACCAGGACGCCGCACACCGGCTCCGGTGCGGCCAAGGGCGACATCGTGGTCAACCCCGGCGGGCCGGGCGGCGGCGGCGCGCTGTTCGGGCCGCGGGTGTTCGCGCAGAACTCCGCCCCGATGCGCGAGGCCTACAACGTCATCGGCTTCGACCCGCGCGGCGTCGGCATGAGCGTCCCGGCCCTGAGCTGCGACCCGAACTACACCAACGCCCCGCGTCCGGACTACGGCACCGGCGACCGCAAGTCGGTCGCCACGTGGCTGAAGCTGTCCAAGGGCTACGCCGAGGCGTGCGGCAAGGCCGACAAGACCGGGCTGCTCAACCACATCAAGACGATCGACTCGGTCAACGACGTGGAGTCGATCCGGCGGGCGCTCGGCAACAAGAAGCTCGACTACTACGGCGCCTCCTACGGCACCTACCTCGGCTCCACCTACGCCACCGTCTACCCCAAGAACGTCGGGAAGATGGTGCTGGACGGCAACGTCGGCCCGTCCGACGCCTGGTACGAGGCCAACCTCAACCAGGACGCCCAGTTCGACATCAACATCGACTACTACTTCGGCTGGGTGGCCAAGTACGACTCGGTGTACCACCTCGGCACCACGCAGAAGCAGGTCCGGAGCTTCTTCTACGACCTGCGCGCGAAGCTCAAGAACAAGCCGGTCTACTACGCCGACCCCGACAGCGGGCAGACGCTCGCCGTCGGACCGGACGAGCTGACCGACGTGATCCTGAACGCCGGGTACCGGCGCAGCCAGGCCATCTGGCACGGGTACGCGGCCGCGCTGTCGGCCTTCAAGTCGGGCGATGTCGCCACGTTCGCGCAGACCTACGGTGCGCCGACGACCGGCGGCTCCGACGACAACGGGTACGCCGTCTACCTCGGCGTGCAGTGCACCGACGTCCAGTGGCCGCTGAGCTGGAACAAGTGGCAGCGCGACAACGAGCGGGTCAATAGGAAGCACCCGTTCGAGACCTGGGCCAACGCCTGGTACAACGCCCCGTGCCTGTACTGGCCCGCCAAGGCCGGCAAGCCGGTGAACATCGGCCACACCCGCGACCTGCCGCGCAACATCCTCATGTTCCAGTCGACCGCGGACGCGGCCACGCCGTACGCGGGCGCGCTGGAGATGCACCGCCGGCTCAAGGGCTCGCGCCTGGTCGTCCAGGACGGCGACCGCACGCACTGCATCGTGCACCGCGGCTCCGCCCAGGTGGACGCCTACTTCGACGCCTACTTCCTGCGGGGAGAGCGTCCGGAGCAGAGCACCGTCCACGTCCCGCAGCTCGGTGACCCGAAGCCGCCGTCCACGGCGACCGCCAGGACGCTGAGCGGCACGGGCTCGCTGAAGGCCGCGCAGCTGCAGGCCGACGTCATCCGCTGA
- a CDS encoding alpha/beta hydrolase, which translates to MKRIVLVATAAVVAAGGAGFAVSASADTGGSGAAAVAAKGIDWGKCEVSGPSDPMNKAECAQVEVPLDYGRPNGRKISIAVSRFRHTDEKNYQGTLFVNPGGPGGSGLQYAPALARWIGGTGHADVAAKYDIIGFDPRGVGSSKPALSCDPNFSDPIRPDYVPSSAKEEKAWIAKSRKYAQDCAKKFGWLLPHMRTTDAARDVDAIRAALGQDKISWYGFSYGTYFGATYATLFPKRVKRMVLDGNVNPKTVWYDAQLEQDKAFEHNMKAWWAWIAKYDSLYHLGKSEKAVEAKYYAVRAAAKKAPIGGQMGPDELDDTVLSAGYNTGYYIPFAQALSAWVNDKDASGLLDWMSPGGDDNGFAVYNAVQAADARWPRNWRKWHHDAAKLYRQGYRFNTWSNVWFNAPVAFWPFQGGPEFKLKGAKGLAGMLLVQSTQDAATPVAGGVEMHKVFPSSRLVFEVGGKTHANTLNGNACLDDKVAAYLDTGALPQSHRGPDAYCKAVPALNDPDPTAMTAKAARASAGKDLPVGRP; encoded by the coding sequence GTGAAAAGGATCGTTCTCGTCGCGACCGCTGCGGTCGTGGCGGCGGGCGGCGCAGGGTTCGCCGTCTCCGCGAGCGCGGACACCGGGGGCTCCGGTGCCGCCGCGGTCGCGGCCAAGGGCATCGACTGGGGCAAGTGCGAGGTCAGCGGCCCTAGCGACCCGATGAACAAGGCCGAGTGCGCCCAGGTCGAGGTGCCCCTCGACTACGGCCGGCCCAACGGCCGCAAGATCTCCATCGCGGTGTCGCGCTTCCGGCACACCGACGAGAAGAACTACCAGGGGACCCTGTTCGTGAACCCCGGCGGCCCGGGCGGCAGCGGCCTCCAGTACGCGCCCGCCCTCGCCCGCTGGATCGGCGGCACCGGCCACGCCGACGTCGCCGCCAAGTACGACATCATCGGCTTCGACCCGCGCGGCGTCGGCTCCAGCAAGCCGGCGCTGAGCTGCGACCCGAACTTCTCCGACCCGATCCGGCCGGACTACGTCCCCTCCTCCGCCAAGGAGGAGAAGGCCTGGATCGCCAAGTCGAGGAAGTACGCGCAGGACTGCGCGAAGAAGTTCGGCTGGCTGCTGCCGCACATGCGCACCACCGACGCCGCGCGCGACGTCGACGCGATCCGCGCCGCCCTCGGCCAGGACAAGATCAGCTGGTACGGCTTCTCGTACGGCACCTACTTCGGCGCCACCTACGCCACGCTCTTCCCCAAGCGCGTGAAGCGGATGGTGCTGGACGGCAACGTCAACCCGAAGACGGTCTGGTACGACGCCCAGCTCGAGCAGGACAAGGCCTTCGAGCACAACATGAAGGCCTGGTGGGCCTGGATCGCCAAGTACGACTCGCTCTACCACCTCGGCAAGAGCGAGAAGGCCGTCGAGGCCAAGTACTACGCCGTCCGCGCGGCCGCGAAGAAGGCGCCGATCGGCGGCCAGATGGGCCCGGACGAGCTGGACGACACCGTGCTGTCCGCCGGCTACAACACCGGCTACTACATCCCGTTCGCGCAGGCGCTCTCGGCGTGGGTCAACGACAAGGACGCCTCCGGGCTCCTCGACTGGATGAGCCCCGGCGGCGACGACAACGGCTTCGCCGTCTACAACGCCGTCCAGGCCGCCGACGCCCGCTGGCCGCGCAACTGGCGCAAGTGGCACCACGACGCCGCGAAGCTCTACCGGCAGGGCTACAGGTTCAACACCTGGAGCAACGTCTGGTTCAACGCCCCGGTCGCCTTCTGGCCGTTCCAGGGCGGGCCGGAGTTCAAGCTGAAGGGCGCCAAGGGCCTGGCGGGCATGCTGCTCGTCCAGTCCACCCAGGACGCGGCGACCCCGGTCGCGGGCGGTGTGGAGATGCACAAGGTCTTCCCGTCCTCGCGCCTGGTGTTCGAGGTCGGCGGCAAGACCCACGCCAACACGCTCAACGGCAACGCCTGCCTGGACGACAAGGTCGCGGCGTACCTCGACACCGGGGCGCTGCCGCAGAGCCACCGGGGCCCGGACGCCTACTGCAAGGCCGTCCCGGCGCTGAACGACCCGGACCCGACGGCCATGACCGCGAAGGCCGCGCGCGCCTCCGCGGGCAAGGACCTCCCGGTCGGACGCCCGTAG
- a CDS encoding alpha/beta hydrolase, giving the protein MLNDAGKRAAAGTAAAAVTLAVAGAAALGTPADAAPAPHPNPRPAGLAWRSCPAKDPVEGTRLKGLQCATLRVPLDYAAPTGRQITLELSRARHTASRSKGVVLLNRGGPGAHGRDLSAFFAESLPKRVAASYDWIGFDPRGVGASRPELICDPGYQSPGRARPDTIPASAAEEEAWKTRARKYAGDCARRYGAILPHMGTADWARDMDAVRAALGQQQISYFGYSYGTYLGAVYATMYPQRVRRMVLDSVVRPSGVWYGDNLDQNVAFEKRIHAYFAWIARHHKTYRLGDSGRKVAAAYARVRAALKAKPIDGRIGPSELDEAFLADGYGDYTWAGHARALSAYAVRRDPGPLRKVWQPPSRLDQNNYTVYNAVQCRDAAWPRDWRRWHADSERLYRRGYRFETWGNTWYNAPCAFWGVPGGPPPRVGGGSALPPILMVQATGDAATPYPGALEMHRRFPTSRLLVQAGGHNHGVSLSGDRCVDGAVAAYLGGGSLPANRPGPDQKCAAGREPVGSKAGRAEQAAAQR; this is encoded by the coding sequence GTGCTGAACGACGCTGGAAAGAGGGCCGCCGCCGGGACGGCGGCCGCCGCGGTCACGCTCGCCGTCGCCGGGGCCGCCGCGCTGGGGACGCCCGCGGACGCCGCCCCCGCCCCCCATCCGAACCCGAGGCCCGCCGGCCTCGCGTGGAGGTCCTGCCCCGCCAAGGACCCGGTGGAGGGCACCCGGCTCAAGGGCCTGCAGTGCGCGACCCTCCGGGTCCCGCTCGACTACGCGGCGCCGACCGGCAGGCAGATCACCCTCGAACTCAGCCGCGCCCGGCACACCGCCTCCAGGTCCAAGGGCGTGGTGCTGCTCAACCGGGGCGGCCCCGGCGCGCACGGGCGCGACCTGTCCGCGTTCTTCGCGGAGTCGCTGCCGAAGCGGGTCGCCGCGTCCTACGACTGGATCGGCTTCGACCCGCGCGGCGTGGGCGCCAGCAGGCCCGAGCTGATCTGCGACCCCGGCTACCAGAGCCCTGGCCGCGCCCGTCCCGACACCATCCCCGCGAGTGCGGCGGAGGAGGAGGCGTGGAAGACCAGGGCGCGGAAGTACGCCGGCGACTGCGCCCGCCGGTACGGCGCGATCCTCCCGCACATGGGCACCGCCGACTGGGCCCGCGACATGGACGCCGTGCGCGCCGCCCTCGGCCAGCAGCAGATCAGCTACTTCGGCTACTCGTACGGGACGTACCTCGGCGCGGTGTACGCCACGATGTACCCGCAGCGGGTCCGCCGCATGGTGCTCGACAGCGTCGTCCGGCCCAGCGGGGTCTGGTACGGCGACAACCTCGACCAGAACGTCGCCTTCGAGAAGCGCATCCACGCGTACTTCGCCTGGATCGCCCGCCATCACAAGACCTACCGGCTCGGCGACTCCGGACGGAAGGTGGCCGCCGCGTACGCCAGGGTGCGCGCCGCGCTCAAGGCCAAGCCGATCGACGGGCGGATCGGGCCCTCCGAACTCGACGAGGCGTTCCTCGCCGACGGGTACGGCGACTACACCTGGGCCGGGCACGCGAGGGCCCTGTCGGCCTACGCCGTCCGGCGCGACCCGGGCCCGCTGCGCAAGGTGTGGCAGCCGCCGTCACGGCTCGACCAGAACAACTACACGGTCTACAACGCCGTCCAGTGCCGGGACGCGGCCTGGCCGCGCGACTGGCGGCGCTGGCACGCCGACAGCGAGCGCCTCTACCGTCGCGGCTACCGTTTCGAGACCTGGGGCAACACCTGGTACAACGCGCCCTGCGCCTTCTGGGGGGTTCCGGGCGGCCCGCCGCCGAGGGTCGGGGGCGGCTCCGCGCTTCCGCCGATCCTGATGGTCCAGGCCACCGGGGACGCCGCGACCCCGTATCCGGGCGCGCTGGAGATGCACCGCCGGTTCCCGACGTCCAGGCTGCTCGTCCAGGCGGGCGGGCACAACCACGGCGTCTCCCTGTCCGGAGACAGGTGCGTCGACGGGGCCGTCGCCGCCTATCTCGGCGGCGGGAGCCTGCCCGCGAACCGGCCGGGGCCGGATCAGAAGTGCGCGGCCGGGCGCGAACCGGTCGGGTCCAAGGCGGGGAGGGCGGAGCAGGCGGCCGCGCAGCGGTGA
- a CDS encoding GNAT family N-acetyltransferase produces MLGSMPVRVLDDRYRAEALAILDADPVSNVFVSSRVHAAGLDPRRLGAQMWGYLRDGRLVSLCYSGANLIPVAAGPEAVRAFAERAQAQGRRCSSIVGPVGAVGELWEILAPYWGPARAVRAAQPVMATSAVPDVPADPGVRRVRMEEFDILYPACVAMFTEEVGVSPNAGDGGVLYRARVAELIRDGRAFARIEDGRVMFKAEVGAVTPRACQVQGVWVPPDLRGQGRSETGMSAVVREALHGIAPTVSLYVNDYNTRARAAYRRVGFTELGSFMSILF; encoded by the coding sequence ATGCTGGGCTCGATGCCGGTGCGCGTGCTGGACGACCGGTACCGCGCGGAGGCCCTCGCGATCCTGGACGCCGACCCGGTGTCCAACGTGTTCGTGAGCTCCCGCGTGCACGCCGCGGGACTCGACCCGCGCCGCCTCGGCGCCCAGATGTGGGGCTACCTCCGCGACGGCAGGCTCGTCTCGCTGTGCTACTCGGGCGCCAACCTCATCCCGGTCGCGGCCGGGCCGGAGGCCGTCCGGGCGTTCGCCGAGCGGGCCCAGGCGCAGGGACGGCGCTGCTCGTCCATCGTGGGGCCCGTCGGCGCGGTCGGAGAGCTGTGGGAGATCCTGGCGCCCTACTGGGGGCCGGCCCGCGCCGTGCGCGCCGCACAGCCGGTGATGGCGACCTCGGCGGTCCCCGACGTGCCCGCCGACCCCGGTGTGCGGCGGGTCCGGATGGAGGAGTTCGACATCCTCTACCCGGCATGCGTGGCAATGTTCACCGAAGAGGTCGGGGTGTCGCCCAACGCCGGCGACGGGGGCGTGCTCTACCGGGCCCGCGTCGCCGAGCTGATCCGCGACGGCCGCGCCTTCGCCCGCATCGAGGACGGCCGCGTCATGTTCAAGGCCGAGGTCGGCGCCGTCACCCCGCGCGCCTGCCAGGTGCAGGGCGTGTGGGTGCCCCCCGACCTGCGGGGGCAGGGCCGGTCGGAGACGGGGATGTCCGCGGTGGTGCGCGAGGCGCTGCACGGCATCGCGCCGACCGTCTCGCTGTACGTCAACGACTACAACACCCGTGCGCGTGCGGCGTACCGCCGGGTCGGGTTCACCGAACTCGGCTCCTTCATGTCAATCCTGTTCTGA
- a CDS encoding helix-turn-helix domain-containing protein: MEFAGALRQAIQASGLTLERIRHRLGRRGLTVSVATLSYWQRGRSRPRSRAVVVALEEILRVPSGTLIELLEDPAANAAPLQGAVARAGAAGRPDGTERARGVRDLWPDAEAYACLVGQLDRSGDHRLERLSVHDVYRLDEARRSWTLSVRTVLRAAGDDIDRVVCVHQTGDGALPGVADGDAAGLLDVRYCRPGRIRAEGGLVAFELVFDRVLATGDTAVVEYELGPAGLPAADSYDRRFSHPVHDYVALVRFDGDRLPARCYGFTAESSTSPRRRLGELWIGTSGSANLAAGTVRRGIVGIEWEWH, from the coding sequence GTGGAGTTCGCCGGGGCGTTGCGGCAGGCGATCCAGGCGAGCGGGCTGACCCTGGAGCGGATCCGCCACCGGCTCGGCCGGCGCGGGCTCACGGTCAGCGTGGCCACCCTGAGCTACTGGCAGCGGGGCCGCAGCCGGCCGCGCTCGCGTGCCGTGGTCGTCGCGCTGGAGGAGATCCTGCGGGTGCCGTCCGGCACCCTCATCGAGCTGCTGGAGGACCCCGCGGCGAACGCCGCGCCCCTTCAGGGGGCGGTCGCGCGCGCCGGCGCCGCCGGCCGGCCGGACGGGACGGAGCGGGCCCGCGGCGTCCGCGACCTGTGGCCGGACGCCGAGGCCTACGCCTGCCTCGTCGGGCAGCTCGACCGCTCGGGCGACCACCGGCTCGAACGGCTCAGCGTCCACGACGTCTACCGGCTGGACGAGGCGCGCCGGTCCTGGACGCTGTCGGTGCGCACCGTCCTGCGGGCGGCCGGCGACGACATCGACCGCGTGGTCTGCGTCCACCAGACGGGCGACGGCGCCCTCCCCGGCGTGGCGGACGGCGACGCGGCCGGGCTGCTGGACGTGCGGTACTGCCGCCCCGGCAGGATCCGCGCGGAGGGCGGGCTGGTGGCCTTCGAGCTGGTCTTCGACAGGGTGCTGGCGACGGGGGACACCGCGGTCGTCGAGTACGAGCTGGGCCCTGCCGGGCTGCCCGCGGCCGACAGCTACGACCGGCGCTTCTCCCACCCCGTCCACGACTACGTGGCGCTCGTCCGGTTCGACGGCGACCGGCTGCCCGCCCGCTGCTACGGCTTCACGGCCGAGAGCTCCACGTCCCCGCGCCGGCGGCTCGGCGAGTTGTGGATCGGCACGTCGGGGAGCGCGAACCTCGCGGCCGGAACCGTCCGGCGCGGGATAGTGGGCATCGAGTGGGAATGGCATTAG
- a CDS encoding DUF3037 domain-containing protein yields the protein MTAGRTTNIRTAAEPTVFEYAALRVVPRVERGESMNVGVVVYCRALDYLGCRTHLDERRLLALDPSLDLAGVRSALTAVDAVCCGGERAGQAAREAPGARFRWLTAPRSTIVQPGPVHAGLTGDPAAELDRLLDLLVR from the coding sequence GTGACCGCCGGCAGGACGACCAACATCAGGACGGCGGCCGAGCCGACCGTGTTCGAGTACGCCGCGCTGCGCGTGGTCCCGCGCGTCGAGCGGGGCGAGTCCATGAACGTCGGCGTGGTCGTGTACTGCCGTGCCCTCGACTACCTCGGATGCCGCACGCACCTGGACGAGCGGCGCCTGCTCGCCCTGGACCCGTCGCTCGACCTGGCGGGCGTCCGGTCCGCCCTCACCGCGGTGGACGCGGTGTGCTGCGGCGGCGAGCGCGCGGGCCAGGCCGCCCGGGAAGCCCCGGGCGCGCGGTTCCGGTGGCTGACCGCGCCGCGCAGCACGATCGTGCAGCCCGGGCCGGTGCACGCCGGGCTCACCGGAGACCCGGCCGCCGAGCTCGACCGGCTCCTCGACCTGCTCGTCCGGTAG